In Phaeobacter porticola, one DNA window encodes the following:
- a CDS encoding GTP-binding protein, which translates to MTDPRLPVTVLSGFLGAGKTTLLNQVLNNREGRRVAVIVNDMSEVNIDADLVRADTELSRTDETLVEMSNGCICCTLRDDLLDEVRRLAAEGRFDYLLIESTGISEPLPVAATFDFRDELGHSLSDVARLDTMVTVVDAANLLHDYASHDFLHDRGETMGEEDERTLVHLLTDQIEFADVIILNKVEDAGAEKVDAARKIIRSLNADAEIVETNRSVVGAEKIFDTGLFDFEKAHEHPMWAKELYGFAEHVPETEEYGVASFVYRARLPFVPEHILEVLNGDLPGVIRAKGHFWISTRPDWVAEFSLAGALSSIKPLGTWWASVPEARRPTHDNAKTYMQAHWQEPWGDRRQELVFIGAGIDWAALKARLDKCLVPSVAVTGPDDLPSYPDPFPIWHRGEDAA; encoded by the coding sequence ATGACAGATCCTCGCCTTCCCGTCACGGTTCTTTCCGGCTTTCTCGGAGCAGGCAAGACGACACTTCTGAACCAGGTCTTGAACAACCGGGAGGGCCGCCGGGTTGCTGTCATCGTCAATGACATGTCCGAAGTGAACATTGACGCGGATCTTGTGCGGGCGGACACCGAGCTTAGCCGAACCGACGAAACGCTGGTCGAGATGTCGAACGGCTGTATCTGCTGTACCCTCCGTGACGATCTGCTGGACGAAGTGCGTCGCCTCGCGGCCGAAGGACGTTTTGACTATCTGCTGATCGAGTCTACTGGCATTTCCGAACCGTTACCCGTCGCTGCAACTTTCGATTTCCGTGACGAGCTTGGTCACAGTCTGTCTGATGTTGCGCGGCTCGACACTATGGTAACTGTCGTCGATGCGGCAAACCTGCTGCATGATTACGCGTCTCATGATTTCCTTCACGACCGGGGTGAAACAATGGGGGAGGAGGACGAGCGCACGCTCGTACATTTGCTGACCGACCAGATAGAATTCGCGGATGTCATCATTTTGAACAAGGTGGAGGATGCGGGCGCTGAAAAGGTTGATGCGGCCCGCAAGATCATCCGAAGTCTGAACGCTGATGCGGAGATCGTGGAAACCAATCGCTCGGTTGTTGGCGCCGAAAAGATTTTCGACACAGGCTTGTTCGATTTTGAGAAAGCGCATGAGCACCCGATGTGGGCAAAGGAGCTGTACGGCTTTGCCGAACACGTTCCAGAGACAGAGGAATATGGCGTCGCGTCATTCGTCTACCGGGCACGGCTTCCGTTTGTTCCTGAACACATCCTCGAGGTTCTGAATGGCGATCTTCCCGGTGTGATCCGGGCCAAGGGGCATTTCTGGATCTCAACGCGGCCTGACTGGGTGGCGGAGTTTTCTCTGGCTGGGGCGCTATCAAGCATCAAACCTTTGGGGACATGGTGGGCTTCGGTCCCGGAGGCGCGGCGACCGACCCATGACAACGCAAAAACCTATATGCAGGCCCATTGGCAGGAACCCTGGGGCGATCGCCGTCAGGAACTGGTCTTTATCGGAGCGGGAATCGACTGGGCTGCGCTGAAGGCGCGATTGGACAAATGTCTTGTTCCGTCCGTTGCCGTGACTGGCCCGGATGATCTGCCGTCCTACCCGGACCCATTCCCGATCTGGCATCGCGGAGAGGATGCCGCATGA
- a CDS encoding DUF1826 domain-containing protein codes for MTLVRWSEKDRIEGAQIVEDADAFDACLQAGEAAAIWRRQTPRDIQSWLNGLDPQHLPQGRVTLPATAVADVVTQLCDKSGLPAGQERDWLQNDIVALADMFSDLMSVKYLRLRLDVVITDACRKFHIDATTARLVCTYRGTGTQYGVSMDGRAPKRVFTVQTGSPILLRGSLWPGAFSAGVLHRSPPIEGSGETRLVLVLDPVFDREDTA; via the coding sequence ATGACTCTGGTCAGATGGTCCGAAAAAGATCGCATCGAGGGCGCGCAGATCGTGGAGGATGCAGACGCCTTTGACGCATGCCTGCAAGCCGGAGAAGCTGCTGCCATTTGGCGTCGGCAGACGCCACGGGATATCCAAAGCTGGTTGAACGGCCTTGACCCTCAGCATCTGCCTCAGGGGCGCGTCACTCTGCCCGCAACCGCTGTGGCCGATGTTGTCACGCAGCTCTGTGATAAATCCGGCCTTCCTGCCGGGCAGGAACGAGATTGGCTTCAGAATGACATCGTTGCATTGGCAGACATGTTCTCGGACTTGATGTCGGTCAAATACCTGCGGCTACGATTGGACGTCGTGATCACAGACGCCTGCCGCAAATTCCACATTGACGCGACTACGGCCCGTCTGGTTTGCACCTATCGCGGAACCGGCACACAGTACGGCGTGTCAATGGACGGACGCGCGCCAAAACGCGTTTTTACCGTTCAGACCGGCAGCCCCATTCTATTGCGCGGCTCGCTTTGGCCCGGAGCGTTTTCCGCAGGCGTCCTGCATCGCTCACCCCCGATCGAAGGCTCCGGCGAGACCCGTCTTGTTCTGGTGTTGGATCCCGTATTCGACCGGGAAGATACAGCATGA
- a CDS encoding DUF6525 family protein, protein MTEFDRLPAPVRQWLSQAALPWSPASARRIWSKSRAKGLSDEEALRSLSRAESRTLARDKATISPRC, encoded by the coding sequence ATGACCGAATTCGACAGGCTTCCCGCTCCGGTCCGACAGTGGCTCTCGCAGGCGGCCTTGCCCTGGTCGCCTGCATCCGCGCGGCGCATATGGTCGAAATCCAGGGCAAAAGGATTGTCAGACGAGGAGGCATTACGGTCGCTGAGCCGCGCCGAATCCCGAACGCTGGCCCGCGATAAAGCAACGATTTCACCTCGGTGCTGA
- a CDS encoding DUF3299 domain-containing protein, whose amino-acid sequence MLDRRTALMLLSGPALAPNAAFAASPQEVAWDDLIPPGLPYPEIIGEGELDEAKDIWNPIYDANGVKLNEDLNGRYIKMPGFIIPFDVSAKGVTDFMLVPYVGACIHTPPPPANQLVMVTAKIPWPGDQLWDPVWVTGVLRTQLQSTNLGQTGYSIVADEMEVYEW is encoded by the coding sequence ATGTTAGATCGCAGAACCGCACTGATGCTGTTGTCTGGGCCTGCCTTGGCCCCCAACGCCGCATTCGCCGCCTCCCCACAAGAAGTGGCCTGGGACGACCTTATCCCCCCCGGCCTGCCCTACCCCGAAATCATTGGAGAGGGCGAGCTGGACGAGGCCAAGGATATCTGGAACCCCATCTATGATGCCAATGGGGTCAAACTGAACGAAGATCTGAACGGGCGATATATCAAAATGCCCGGGTTCATCATCCCGTTCGACGTCAGCGCAAAAGGTGTGACCGACTTTATGCTGGTGCCCTATGTTGGTGCCTGCATTCACACACCGCCACCGCCCGCAAACCAACTTGTGATGGTCACGGCCAAGATCCCCTGGCCAGGGGATCAACTTTGGGATCCGGTCTGGGTCACAGGGGTCCTGCGCACGCAACTTCAATCAACCAACCTTGGCCAGACGGGTTATTCCATCGTGGCGGATGAAATGGAAGTTTACGAATGGTGA